From Ammoniphilus oxalaticus:
ATTTGGGAGTGGTAGGAAGGGGATCGTATGCAACAGGTAGCAAAGCCGACTGACTGTGTGTGGCAAGGAAAGTATATTGAACTTGACGGGGTTCGGTTGCATTATATGGAGAGGGGGACGGGACAACCGATATTGTTAGCGCATGGACTGGGCTCATACTCTTATACTTGGAGGCATAACATCGATGCCTTAGCGTCCCGTTTTCGTGTCATTGCGGTCGATTTGAAAGGGTTTGGTTTTTCTGACAAACCGGACAAGCCTGGCTATTCATTGGACGCTTACGCCCAATCAATAAAAGAGTTGATTCAAGCATTCGGATTCGGTAAGGTACATTTTATAGGAAGTTCGATGGGCGGAGAAATCGGGTTACGCATTTGTTTAGATACTCCGCAATGCATAGACAAGCTTGTTTTGATTGGAAGTTCTGGTTATCGTGATCGGTTGTCGCCCTGGATTAAACTTGTTTGCCGCTTACCGTATCGTTTAGGTGTTCGCCCATTTCTTAGACGACGCTGTACGAAACAAATCTTAGCGGATATCGTGCGAGCGGCTTTTTACAATCCGAGAGCGCTGTCTGATGAGGAACTTGATCGTTATTTGGCCCCCCTTATGGGGGAAGCGGTCGAACGCTCGTTTCTGCGTCTATTGAGGGAATTTGATTTCGGTAAAAGAAAGGCGGATTATGATCAGATATCGCATGAAACATTAGTTTTAGCGGGGGAACATGACCATGTCATTACCCGTGAAGATTCAATGCGACTAGCGGATCAATTGCAGCATGCGACGTTACACATAATTCCGAAAACGGGGCATTTTATGCATGAGGAAAGGCCAGAGCTTGTCAATGAACTCATATTGAAATTTCTTAACTAAATGTAGCTGAGCCGCTGACAATGTCACTGTATTTAAAGGGACTTCTTAGGTTAGGCCAAGGCATAAGGGAAAGTCGTTTTGCTAGGAAGGAGAAAAAATGATGTCTTCATCTGAAATGAGAGAAAAGTGCGGCGTCTTTGGTGTTTTTAATCACCCATTGGCAGCGGATCTAACGTATTACGGTTTACATGCTTTGCAGCATCGGGGCCAGGAGAGCGCGGGGATTGTCGCCAGCGATGGCGAGAGGTTTCACTTTCATAAAGCGCTTGGGCTCGTTACCCACGTTTTTACGCGTGATATTTTAGATCGGCTGCGCGGAACGATGGCTATTGGACATGTGCGGTACGGTTCAGCTGGTGAAAGCGGAGGGCAAAATTCCCAACCGCTCGTGTTTAAATACCGAGCAGGAGATCTTGCTGTTGCCCATAACGGAAGTCTTGTCAATGCGGCCTATGAACGGGAACTGTTACATCAACAAGGCAGTATTTTTCAAACGGCAACAGATACAGAGGTCATCGCCCACTTGCTTGCCCGCTCGGCAAAACAGCATTTTAGCGAAGCGGCCCCTGAAGTGTTAAAAAAGATACAAGGATCGTTCGCTTTATTAATGATGACTGAAAAGCAATTGTTTGTCGCTCTGGATCGACATGGACTGCGACCGCTTTCATTAGGTAAACTAGGCGATGCGATTGTTGTCGCTTCAGAGACATGCGCCCTGAATGCGGTCGATGCCACTTATTGGCGTGATGTGGAGCCAGGTGAATGGTTATTAATTGATGAAGACGGTATTCAGACAGGGCGTTTTGCAGAGGCGGAGAAAAAGTCGTTATGCTCATTTGAACTCGTTTATTTTGCGCGGGCTGATAGTAAAATTGATGGGAAAAGTGTGTTGGCTGTTCGCAAAGAATTAGGACGGACTTTGGCCCGAGAAAGAGCGGCTGATGCGGATATGGTCGTTGCTGTCCCAGAATCGAGCGTGCCGGCAGCGCTTGGATACGCGGAACAATTGGGGATCCCCTATGAATTGGGATTGATTAAAAACCCTTATGTCGGACGTACTTTTATTGAACCGACGCAAGATTTGCGCGAACTGGCTGTCCGCTTAAAATTAAGCGCGGTCCGCGAAGTGATTGAAGGGAAGCGGATTGTGCTTGTCGATGATTCGATTGTGAGAGGAACGACGAGTAAACGGATCGTTGGGTTGTTGCGTGAAGCGGGAGCGAAAGAAGTGCATGTTCGGATTAGTTCGCCAATGGTAAAAGACCCTTGTTATTATGGAATTGATATGGCGGACAAAGAGGAATTGCTAGCCAACCGTTGGGCGGAAGAAGAAGCGATGGGCGCGTCAATCGGCGCGGATAGCTTAGCCTTTTTGAGCGAGCGGGGAATGTCAGATGTTTTAAACATCGGGTTGTCCGAAGGCTCTCATCATTGTTTGGCTTGTTTTAACGGTCAATATCCAACCCAGCTTTACTAAAAATGAAATGTTAAAAGGAGCCGCAGCAGCGACTCCTTTTTTTTACTTCCTATGATTCGTCTTCAAGCGTTTCTTCGTCTGTCTTTAGCTCATGGTCGGATGGCGTGTCGCCAAGTTCAACATTGGCCTCTTCCAGCATTTCCTCAAACGTTTTTGCATTTTTCGCTTCTTCTGGAAGAACAACTTTTTCTACTTGATTGTAGTCATACATGGTTCCTTCTTGCTTAATCTGCATTTTATCAATTGGTAAATCTTCATTCGCTAATTGACCCATTTCAAATGTAATTTCTTGCGATAGTTTTGTAGGTAGTTTTGATGTTTCATCGATCCACATCACGCCTGATAGCGACAAGTCACCCATTTCAGGAACGGATTCTAACTGGGCTCCAAGTTGCTCTTCAAATCCATCTGGTAATGATTGTCCAATCATCCCCATCAACTCTTGAAAGGAAGTGAACCGAGAACGATAGCCAATTTTTCGTGTTTGTGCGTCACCGAGCGCTTCCGTCCCTAAATCGCGGTAGAATACATTTTTATTATCGAGCAGGGCTTGGTTGACGCCGACACTGTCTTTTTGCATTTCCATTAATTGTTCAAACGTAAACGGCATCATTGTACCATCCATTTTGATCCAAGCCACTTCACCTGTTTCAGGGTCTGGCATTTGCATAAACATGCCTTCGGGCGTAATATATTGTTCTATTTTCATATCGGCCAATTCCTCAGGCAGTTCAATGCCGTCTAATTGTCCTAAATCAACAACTGTCGTCAGGTGAATTCCGTCTTCAACATGATACTCCATCTTTACGTCGGCATTCATCGACAGTTCATTTTGATTGTTCATTTCTGGAATGTTTTCCGAAAAGATCATTTTCATCTGTTGTTTTAAATCAGATCTAAATGATTTTTGTTGTAGTTGAACCTCGGCGGAATCGATCATCCATTGGTAAGCTCCCGGATCAGACTGAAGCGCTTGTTGAATCGCCTTTTTCGCTTCATCATCTGTCAATGTTTTGTTCTTAAACTGAATTCCGTATTCTTTATTAAAAATTTGCTCAGCTTGATTAATAGAAATGCCGAGCGTTTTGGATAAAATAATGTACGCTTCTTGTTTTGAAATCGGTTTGTTCGGTTGAAATGTTCCATCCGGATAGCCAACAATCACTTTTCGCTGTTGGAGAATGCCTACACTTTCCGCGTAAGGCGAGTCGGTCGTTACATCGCTAAGTAGGGTGATGTTTTGATTTGTCGCTGATAGGTCAAGTTGCTTCACAACGGCTTTGGCAAATTCACCTCTTGTGATTCCCGTATCTTGAGCAGAAGCGTTAACGCCACCTGCAAATAAACCTGTTACCATAACCGTAGAGAGCGATAAGGCCAAAAATCCTTTTCTAAAATTCAATCGTATCTCCCCTTTCACGTTGTATTGACGTTTAAAGGTTAGGGAAGTTTCGTGGAAATTTGCGTAAATATGAACGATGAAGCGAAGGTCCTAAGGAGTTGTAGGACCTTCGCAATCGGATGCGTCGATTTGATTTTGGACTGGCATGATGTTATCGGATGTAATGACTGTTTCTTTATTTGTTTGCGCGAGATGCATCGCATATTGAATCGGACGTTCAATGGATTTACGGTAAAGCTGCTTGTGTCCTAATGTTTTAAAAATTTCCCGACCGGGTTTTGGATTGACCTCAATCAGCCAAATTTTTCCACCCACGTCGATTCCTATGTCTAGGCCAAATTCTAGCATTGATCCGAAATATTGTTCGATCACCTGCACAACTTGCATCGCCAATTCCTGACATTCCTCGTAAATTAGCTCCGTCTTTTCAGGGCCGAAGCGGCTCAACATTAATTTTTTAAAAGGGAGGGGTTTCCCGCCGCCTTGTAAATTAGATGTTGGACTGCCAATCGGCCCGACCCGCGCGCCAAGTCCTGTCACTTGCCAATTGCCATGTTCGTCTTTTTGAATTAACAGTCTCGTATCGGAGACGCGTTGCGGCATGAGTGATAAATCGAGTCCTTGCTGGATCATGAACGGCCCATTACGAATCTTTTCTCGTTCTACCCAGTCTTTTAGACGGTTAAGCAAAGCGCGCTTAGAGCGGAAATGAGCGGATTTTTTCGTTAGATTTTTGGCGCGGCCGAGTAAATGAAAGCCGTCTTTTTTCTGTTCTATTTTAAGAATACTGCGTCCGCCGGTGCCATTGCCAGGCTTCAAGTAGACGATTCGAAATTGGTTTAACATTTCCGCAAGCTGATTCGGTGAGTATGCGACCGTTTTAGGGATCCAGCGTTGCAGAGATTCCTCTCTCGCAAAAAGTTGTGTCGCATTCCATTTGTTCGTGTAGGAGCTATTCGCGTACGTAAATAGTTCCTTCTGTTTGCGCAACTGCAA
This genomic window contains:
- a CDS encoding alpha/beta fold hydrolase, translating into MQQVAKPTDCVWQGKYIELDGVRLHYMERGTGQPILLAHGLGSYSYTWRHNIDALASRFRVIAVDLKGFGFSDKPDKPGYSLDAYAQSIKELIQAFGFGKVHFIGSSMGGEIGLRICLDTPQCIDKLVLIGSSGYRDRLSPWIKLVCRLPYRLGVRPFLRRRCTKQILADIVRAAFYNPRALSDEELDRYLAPLMGEAVERSFLRLLREFDFGKRKADYDQISHETLVLAGEHDHVITREDSMRLADQLQHATLHIIPKTGHFMHEERPELVNELILKFLN
- the purF gene encoding amidophosphoribosyltransferase codes for the protein MMSSSEMREKCGVFGVFNHPLAADLTYYGLHALQHRGQESAGIVASDGERFHFHKALGLVTHVFTRDILDRLRGTMAIGHVRYGSAGESGGQNSQPLVFKYRAGDLAVAHNGSLVNAAYERELLHQQGSIFQTATDTEVIAHLLARSAKQHFSEAAPEVLKKIQGSFALLMMTEKQLFVALDRHGLRPLSLGKLGDAIVVASETCALNAVDATYWRDVEPGEWLLIDEDGIQTGRFAEAEKKSLCSFELVYFARADSKIDGKSVLAVRKELGRTLARERAADADMVVAVPESSVPAALGYAEQLGIPYELGLIKNPYVGRTFIEPTQDLRELAVRLKLSAVREVIEGKRIVLVDDSIVRGTTSKRIVGLLREAGAKEVHVRISSPMVKDPCYYGIDMADKEELLANRWAEEEAMGASIGADSLAFLSERGMSDVLNIGLSEGSHHCLACFNGQYPTQLY
- a CDS encoding S-layer homology domain-containing protein — translated: MNFRKGFLALSLSTVMVTGLFAGGVNASAQDTGITRGEFAKAVVKQLDLSATNQNITLLSDVTTDSPYAESVGILQQRKVIVGYPDGTFQPNKPISKQEAYIILSKTLGISINQAEQIFNKEYGIQFKNKTLTDDEAKKAIQQALQSDPGAYQWMIDSAEVQLQQKSFRSDLKQQMKMIFSENIPEMNNQNELSMNADVKMEYHVEDGIHLTTVVDLGQLDGIELPEELADMKIEQYITPEGMFMQMPDPETGEVAWIKMDGTMMPFTFEQLMEMQKDSVGVNQALLDNKNVFYRDLGTEALGDAQTRKIGYRSRFTSFQELMGMIGQSLPDGFEEQLGAQLESVPEMGDLSLSGVMWIDETSKLPTKLSQEITFEMGQLANEDLPIDKMQIKQEGTMYDYNQVEKVVLPEEAKNAKTFEEMLEEANVELGDTPSDHELKTDEETLEDES
- a CDS encoding YheC/YheD family protein, whose protein sequence is MTKPIIGILTWREGARFEEPGYLRRLIQAAEKLGATAYVFAYQDVHLEKRIIRGFTPVAVGRWQTQTYPWPDVVIDRCRKGVDGYLQLRKQKELFTYANSSYTNKWNATQLFAREESLQRWIPKTVAYSPNQLAEMLNQFRIVYLKPGNGTGGRSILKIEQKKDGFHLLGRAKNLTKKSAHFRSKRALLNRLKDWVEREKIRNGPFMIQQGLDLSLMPQRVSDTRLLIQKDEHGNWQVTGLGARVGPIGSPTSNLQGGGKPLPFKKLMLSRFGPEKTELIYEECQELAMQVVQVIEQYFGSMLEFGLDIGIDVGGKIWLIEVNPKPGREIFKTLGHKQLYRKSIERPIQYAMHLAQTNKETVITSDNIMPVQNQIDASDCEGPTTP